The following proteins are encoded in a genomic region of Solea senegalensis isolate Sse05_10M linkage group LG5, IFAPA_SoseM_1, whole genome shotgun sequence:
- the si:ch211-110p13.9 gene encoding uncharacterized protein si:ch211-110p13.9 yields MSGCSTMHLTLPQWDADPRKIRFIFLVNMTSFRLTACPHKGSVIPLFLGADVFSSTDIRTENHPRYHAKFAKKGLATKIHFSSAFRFHGLKVPTSNNSLWFYSIQGLFRVAFEMYSKQEQLAVLENFQDVWKSQLNDSPLKMTYSLSRQLDLPVPSHSCGTEAEIKMSQPQLCHINRESVDVGGSNTNDMSADHDYCGFTVKNLQTKQRQIVLSTVKQKLRSLDDKLTLDTQSHTDQLETVLLLLENIDQYLNGNLEEKGVTETVLALLKARDWGSLYSSALLTCIGRWLGQQFYAANNGISQKVEGFKVQHIERISDLPPAEELVTELFPEAMQMLLLHWMGLSEESNLEKRHSEYPILLLILEFANHNLITGVAHVLYSSLICK; encoded by the exons ATGTCAGGTTGCTCAACAATGCACTTAACTCTGCCACAGTGGGACGCTGATCCACGAAAAATACGCTTCATTTTCTTGGTAAATATGACATCGTTCAGGCTGACAGCGTGTCCACACAAG gGTTCAGTGATTCCCCTGTTTTTAGGAGCTGATGTCTTCTCCAGCACTGATATCCGTACAGAGAACCATCCCAGATATCATGCAAAGTTTGCCAAGAAAGGACTGgccacaaaaatacatttttcttcag CATTCAGGTTTCATGGATTGAAGGTCCCGACTTCAAATAACAGCCTCTGGTTCTACAGCATTCAAGGACTTTTTCGAGTAGCCTTtgaaatgtacagtaaacaAGAGCAGCTTGCTGTGCTGGAGAACTTTCAG GATGTCTGGAAATCACAGCTTAATGACAGCCCTCTGAAAATGACTTACAGCCTCAGCAGGCAGCTCGACTTACCTGTACCGAGCCACTCGTGTGGCACAGAAGCAGAgattaaaatgtcacaacctCAGCTTTGCCATATTAACAGGGAATCGGTGGATGTCGGTGGCAGTAACACAAATGATATGTCAGCAGATCATGATTATTGTGGGTTTACTGTTAAGAACTTgcaaaccaaacaaagacaaattgTTTTATCCACAGTGAAGCAAAAACTACGCAGCTTAGATGACAAACTCACGTTGGACACTCAAAGCCACACAGACCAACTGGAAACTGTCCTGCTGCTTTTAGAGAATATTGATCAGTACCTAAATGGGAATCTAGAAGAAAAGGGTGTCACGGAGACTGTGTTAGCCCTGCTAAAGGCCAGGGACTGGGGCTCACTGTATTCAAGTGCCTTACTCACTTGTATAGGAAGGTGGCTGGGCCAGCAGTTTTACGCAGCAAATAACGGCATTAGTCAGAAAGTAGAGGGATTTAAAGTGCAGCATATTGAGCGTATAAGTGACTTGCCACCGGCCGAGGAGCTTGTCACAGAACTTTTCCCAGAAGCCATGCAAATGTTGCTGCTTCACTGGATGGGATTGAGTGAGGAGTCCAACCTGGAGAAAAGACACAGCGAGTACCCAatcctgctcctcatcctcgAGTTTGCCAACCACAACCTCATCACTGGTGTGGCTCATGTACTTTACTCTAGTcttatatgtaaataa
- the zcchc8 gene encoding zinc finger CCHC domain-containing protein 8 — MAEVDFGDNELFEQLDEFVPQVSTHIRFKDVEEEEEEDREEAKHFRGRMEECEDHIQRLTEENQVLRRKLNILTRPSGITIGDVNMDGPLLQILYANNSISKQCRQEIEDCICSVIMKHQKPSHEKKSSFHVKPQNSAFALDEDPLKSSSSSVETTSEAFKVVGSVLYFTTFSVDKLGQPLVNENPQLTEGWDLPTYHQVFNQIVGTDGQDIEMKDKRPKSMCFNCGSGSHQIRDCPKPKDMAAISERRKEFNQNNSQSALSNQRYHADEVEERFAKYKPGVISEELLTALGIDANTLPPLIYRMRQLGYPPGWLKEAEMEDSGLLLYDGNAPNNGSGTENSNSQNTSYDVSKLVDFPGFNVPASDTTKDDFMLYGSLPMQSNHMKHNYAAYLSNNFPMPGANCNKRRHDSDESSPQQKKKNRHSPDRYSCRSSDMDIESDPGTLYNNGPGDFHFQPPLPPGSPCFSSPPPLPQGTPPATPTPPPLPKGTPPLTPNNGSPALRGQNWVVVNETVEGTDDELTLEELEEQQRLIWAALENADTATSSDCETPAMGTPLPSSPSVSTPAQVDTETEEDAMDTMTPAESCHSGESQREKEVQEICPQSPGPIKVQDDSPESPKPPRDGSPESPEPPKVQDDSPQSPEPPNVQNDSPQSPEPPKVQNDSPQSPEPLKVRYDSPEGPELLKVQENSTESLEPLKAQDNSLQNPDAGAENCASLKHDDKVTAVPHRSKFAAGIVPFEETPEFTEVAEATGTYLRIRDLLKCSPRSLAKKK, encoded by the exons ATGGCTGAAGTGGATTTCGGGGATAACGAGCTCTTTGAACAGCTCGATGAATTTGTGCCGCAGGTTTCGACGCACATTCGCTTTAAAGATgttgaagaagaggaggaggaggaccgcGAGGAGGCGAAGCATTTCCGGGGCAGAATGGAGGAGTGTGAGGACCACATCCAGAGACTCACGGAGGAGA ATCAAGTTTTAAGAAGGAAGCTGAACATCCTGACACGACCGAG TGGCATCACTATTGGAGATGTCAACATGGATGGGCCACTTCTTCAAATCCTTTATGCAAACAACAGCATCTCAAA ACAATGTCGTCAAGAGATTGAAGATTGCATCTGCAGTGTGATTATGAAGCACCAGAAACCAAGTCATGAAAAGAAATCCTCTTTCCATGTGAAGCCTCAG AATTCAGCTTTTGCTTTGGATGAAGATCCACTGAAATCATCTTCAAGCAGTGTAGAAACAACATCAGAGGCTTTTAAA GTGGTTGGCAGTGTCTTATATTTCACTACTTTCAGTGTTGATAAACTTGGACAACCTCTGGTCAATGAAAACCCACAGCTTACAGAGGGATGGGACCTTCCCAC CTATCACCAGGTTTTTAACCAAATTGTGGGAACAGATGGACAGGACAttgaaatgaaagataaaag ACCCAAGTCCATGTGTTTCAACTGTGGTTCCGGCAGTCATCAGATAAGAGACTGCCCCAAG CCAAAAGACATGGCTGCCATTAGTGAGAGACGCAAGGAGTTCAACCAAAACAACAGCCAGTCCGCACTGAGTAACCAACGATACCATGCTGATGAAGTGGAAGAGCGGTTTGCTAAATACAAGCCTGGAGTCATAAG TGAGGAGCTGTTGACAGCACTGGGCATTGATGCCAACACCCTGCCGCCTCTGATTTATCGCATGAGGCAGTTAGGCTACCCACCAGGCTGgctcaaagaggctgagatggAAGATTCTGGTTTGCTGCTGTATGATGGGAATG CTCCAAATAATGGCAGTGGGACAGAGAACAGCAATTCACAAAACACCTCTTATGATGTTTCCAAACTGGTAGATTTCCCAGGCTTTAATGTCCCCGCATCAGACACTACGAAAGAT GATTTCATGCTGTATGGTTCATTGCCAATGCAGAGCAACCACATGAAGCATAACTATGCTGCCTACCTGTCCAACAACTTTCCAATG CCTGGTGCCAACTGCAACAAGAGGCGCCATGATTCGGATGAATCATCTCCtcagcaaaagaagaagaatcggCACAGTCCTGATCGTTACTCCTGCAGGAGCTCGGACATGGATATTGAATCGG ACCCAGGGACACTTTATAATAATGGCCCTGGTGACTTTCATTTCCAACCACCGCTGCCCCCTGGTTCTCCTTGCTTCAGTTCACCTCCTCCTTTACCTCAGGGCACTCCTCCAGCTACACCCactcccccacctctccccAAAGGTACACCTCCTCTTACACCCAACAATGGCTCCCCTGCTCTGCGAGGGCAGAACTGGGTAGTAGTTAATGAGACTGTGGAAGGAACAGATGATGAACTGACATTGGAGGaactggaggagcagcagaggctgATTTGGGCAGCTTTAGAAAATGCAGACACTGCCACTAGTAGTGACTGTGAGACACCTGCGATGGGTACACCTCTACCCAGTTCACCAAGTGTGTCCACGCCTGCGCAGGTCGACACTGAAACAGAGGAGGATGCAATGGACACAATGACACCTGCAGAAAGTTGTCATAGTGGTGAAAGTCAAAGGGAAAAAGAAGTTCAAGAGATTTGTCCTCAGAGCCCTGGACCAATTAAAGTCCAAGATGACAGCCCTGAGAGTCCTAAACCACCCAGAGATGGCAGCCCTGAGAGTCCTGAACCACCAAAAGTCCAAGACGACAGCCCTCAGAGTCCTGAACCACCAAATGTCCAAAACGACAGCCCTCAGAGTCCTGAACCACCAAAAGTCCAAAACGACAGCCCTCAGAGTCCTGAACCACTCAAAGTCAGATATGACAGCCCTGAGGGTCCTGAACTACTCAAAGTCCAAGAAAACAGCACTGAGAGTCTCGAACCACTCAAAGCCCAAGACAACAGCCTGCAGAACCCAGATGCAGGTGCAGAAAACTGTGCTTCTCTTAAGCATGACGATAAGGTAACAGCTGTTCCTCATCGGAGCAAGTTTGCTGCGGGAATCGTTCCATTTGAAGAAACACCAGAATTCACCGAAGTCGCTGAAGCCACAGGGACATACCTCAGGATCAGAGACTTACTTAAATGTTCCCCCAGAAGTTTGGCGAAGAAAAAGTAA